The following DNA comes from Geobacter sp..
GCCGGTAGCTTTCGCCGTCAAGGGTGAGGGACTCCCGGGAATTGGCGCCCGTAGCGAAGTTGTTGGCGATGTCCAGCGACAGCCTCGCCTCGCTCTTCTGCGGAGCCATTACATCGGCGCTGCCCGGTGCCGGGACCCCGTATGCCTGAATCAGCGGGCTCTGGTTTGATGTCTGGAACGGCGTGATGACCAGTGGTTCGGCTGCAGAAGCTGATTTGGCGGACAAGAGAAGACTTAGGGCCAGCATGCATACAATAAGGGTCTGCTTCATGGGTCACCACTCTGGCGAGGCTATTCCCCCGTAAGGGGAGTTGCGAAATAAGCGGGCCGGACACGCATTGCAGGGGGAGTCCCTTGTCCGTGCCGTTTCGGAAGATACGGCCAACGGTAGTATGTTTGCCCGGTCAGAAGCAAGTAATTTTGCATGTCGGCAGCGGATGAACGGGGGTTATGCGGGCAATCGGGGAAGTTATTCTGCTTGAAATCACCGGACAATCTGCGATAATGAGCCGCCACACACATCACCATTTACTGTAGGCAAGGTGGGTACTGCGATGCAGATGTATCAGGGCAAACAGCAGAGCTCCCGGAGGGTTTCCCGGCGCCAGGGCTGGGGAGCGGCCAAAACTGCTGCGGTGTTCGTTGCCGCTGTCGTCATTATAGCCTTCATCGGGCTTTCTGGCTGGTTCTTTTTCATGTTGGCCAAGCTGCCCAAGGTTGACCGGCTGGCTGACTACAAACCTCCCATCGTTTCCCAGGTCATTGGCGACGATGGCAGTCTGGTCGGTGAATTCTATCTGGAACGTCGCACCGTCGTGCCGGTGAACAAGATCCCCCGTAAGTTGATACAGGCTTTTGTGGCCGCAGAGGATTCCAATTTCTTCCAGCACAAGGGGATCGACTATTTCGGGATTGTCAGGGCAGCCATAAAGAATCTCATCTCCATGCGCAAGAAGGAAGGCGCTTCGACCATCACCCAGCAGGTCGCCAAATCCATGCTCCTGACGCCGGAGAAAAAATTCTCTCGCAAGATCAAGGAGGCGATCCTTGCAACTAGGATGGAGAAGAAGCTGTCCAAGGACGAGATACTCTACATCTACCTGAATCAGATCTATCTCGGGGCCGGGGCCTATGGAGTTCAACTTGCCGCCGAGACCTATTTCGGCAAGGACGTGGAAAACCTGAACCTTGCCGAGATAACCATGCTGGCGGGGCTCCCCAAGGCACCCAATGCCTATTCGCCCATCAAGCACATGGACCGTGCCAGGGAACGGCAGTCCTATGTCCTGGAGCGGATGGTCAAGGAGGGGTACATCACTCCAGCCGAGGCCGAACACGCAAAGAATACCCCCATTGTCATCAAGCCGATGAAAAAGGTCAACAGCGAGCAGTCAGCCTATTTCCTCGAACAGATCAGGATACAGCTTGAGGAGAAATACGGCGAGGACCGACTCTACAAGGAAGGGATCAAGATTTACACCACCATGAATGCCGAGATGCAGAAGGCGGCGTTTGAGGCGGTCACCCGCGGGCTCAAGGAGGTGGACAAGCGCCAGGGATTCCGCGGGGCGCTCAAATACCTCGCCGAGGGTGAGGTGGAAGGCTTCTGCAAGCAGATCGAGGAGGGGATCGACGGTCCGACGCTCAGGGCCGGTGCCACCTACCAGGGGGTGGTGACAAAGATCGATACAGTCCGCGGTGACCTGACCGTCAGGGTTGGCGACAGGACCGGGAGCCTTCCTCGCCGCAACATGGGCTGGGCTGGCAAGATGCATCTGGCGGACAGCTATGGCAAGCCGGAAGTAAAGGGTAAAGCCCTCGCCCTCGGGGCAGTCATCGAGGTCAGTGTGGTAACGCCCGATGCGAACCGGACCGGCGCGGTCTTTGCCCTTGACCAGACTCCGGAAGCACAGGCTGCGCTGGTCGCCCTCGATCCGCGCAGCGGTGGCGTCAAGGCCCTGGTCGGCGGCTACGATTTCAAGAAGAGTCAGTTCAACCGCGCCATGCAGGCCAAGCGAAACCCCGGCTCCGCTTTCAAGCCGATCATCTATGCTGCGGCAATCGACAAGGGGATGACCCCCGCAACCATCTTCGAAGACTCGCCGGTCGAGTACGAAAGTGGCAAGGACAAGGCGTGGAAACCGAAGAACTATGACAACATCTATCGGGGCAACGTCACCATGCGGGAGGCCCTGACCAACTCCATCAACGTGGTGAGCGTCAAGATCCTGGAGCAGATCGGTGTCAACACTGCCATCGAGTATGCCAAAAAACTCGGGATTACCTCTCCTCTCGCTGCCAACCTGACGCTTGCTCTCGGCTCGTCGAGCCTCACCCCGCTGGAACTGACGACAGCCTACGCGGTTTTTGCGTCGGGGGGATATCGCCCCACCCCGTACTTCATCACCAAGGTGGTGGATGGCGAGGGCAAGGTGCTGGAAGAGACTCCCACGCCGCAAATTCCGGTCTTTGGCTCTGCAACGACGGCGGTAAACCTGATTATGCCGTCCGGCATGACTTCCACAACCCCACCGGTAAACCCGCTCGCCCCGGTGCCCGTCATGTCCCCGGAAACGGCGTATATCATGACCAACCTGATGGAGAGTGTCGTCAACAGCGGAACCGGTCAGCGTGCCCGTGCCGTGGGGAGACCGGTAGCCGGCAAGACCGGGACCACCAATGACATGAAGGATGCCTGGTTTGTCGGTTTTGTCCCGCAGTTGGTTGCAGGGGTCTGGGTTGGTTACGACCAGGAAAAGTCCCTGGGTGCAGGTGGCTCCGGTGGTCAGGCAGCCGCTCCGATCTGGACCGAGTTCATGCAGCGCTCCTTGTCGTCCATGCGAGTCGAGGATTTCAAGGCGCCGGCAAACATCACCTTTGCCCTGATCAACCCCCGGAGTGGGAAACTGGCCCGTGAAGGGAGCGAGGGCGCGGTCATGGAGTGCTTTGTCACCGGAACCGAGCCGACAACCTACGATGGCGACTGACCGGCGCTGCCTGCAGTCCGTTTCATGTGCGGGCGTTAAGCGGGCAGACCCTCCTCACTCCGCTATATCGGAGGATGGCGGGGGGGTGTGCAGGGTGATCTCCCATGGTAAAGCGATGTACGGAGGAGATCGGCTGGCAACCCGCATGGGGCAAGAAAAAAAAGAAAAAATTTTATTCAATCCCCCTTGCAATCGGAAAAAATGCGTCTATAGTAATGCCAACATCAATCTTTTCAAGGAGGTTGCATCATGACCAAAGCAGAACTCGTCGAAGCAGTCGCAAAATCAGCTGGTTTGACCAAGGCTGCAGCAGAGAAGGCTGTAGGGGCATTCATCGGCTCCGTGAGCTCCGCGCTGAAGAAGGGTGACCGCGTTACCCTGGTCGGCTTCGGCAGCTTCGAGGTGGCAACACGTAAGGCACGTACCGGCCGTAACCCTCAGACCGGCAAAGAGATCAAGATCGCTGCTGCCAAGGTTCCCAAGTTCCGTCCGGGTAAGGCCCTCAAGGATGCTGTTGCCTCCAAGAAGAAGTAATTTCTGCTGTAAGTGGTTTTGTTCAACAGTTAAGAATATACCCCGCATAGGCGGGGTTTTTTTTTAGCCGGGTCTGTCCTGATGGCTGCGGGAGTTACACGATGGGAATAGAGATTCGTGTCTATTACGAAGATACCGATGCCGGCGGAGTGGTCTATCATGCGAACTATCTCGGCTTCCTGGAACGGAGCAGGACGGAGTTCCTGCGCGGGCGGGGGGTGTCGGTGAAAGAGCTGGCCGACCAGGGGGCTATCTTCCCGGTAGTCAGGATGGAGATCGATTACCGCTCCCCGGCGGTTCTGGATGACCTGTTGCGAGTCACGACCGAACTGGTCACGCTGGGCAAGACTTCCTTCACCGTGAGGCAGAGGGTGGTACGGGGATGTGACGGGCAACTGCTGGTCGAGGCCTTGGTAACGCTGGTCTGTGCCAGTGCTGCCATGAGGGCGAAGCGCCTGCCGTCGGCACTGGTTCAGGCGCTGCAAGCTGAGCAGCAGGGATCGTGAAGGCTCCGACCGTTTCGATTCTGATGCCGGTGCGCAACGAAGCCCGGTTCTTGGCCGCGGCCCTTGGCTCGCTCTTGCGGCAAACATTTGCTGATTGGGAGCTGGTGGTAGTGGACGACGGTTCCACGGACGCGACGCCGGAAATTCTTGCCGCGTTTGCGGCACAAGACCCCCGCATGCGAGTACTGAGTCCGGGGCAGCAGGGGCTGGTCGCGGTGCTCAACCACGGACTGGCAGCCTGCCGGGGTGCGCTGGTGGCCCGCATGGATGGGGACGACATCTCCCACCCGGAGCGGTTGGAGCGACAGGTCTCTTTCCTGAGGGTACATCGCGAAATCGGGCTGCTTGCCTGTACGGCCCGGCATTTTCCCCGTCAGCACCTGAAGGTCGGCATGCTTGCCTATGAAGAATGGCAGAACGGCCTCTGCACCCACGACCAGATCATGCGCGACCTCTTTGTCGAATCTCCCTTTGTACACCCCAGTGTCATGGTCCGCAGGAAACTGTTGGAAGAGGTTGGTGGATACATGGATCGGGGCTGGGCTGAGGACTACGACCTTTGGCTGAGACTGGCAGCTGCGGGGGTCAGGTTTGCTTCGCTGCCGGAACGGCTGTTCTTCTGGCGCGACCGGCCGGAGCGTTCGACCCGCACCATGGCAGCATATTCGGTTGAGGCGTTCAGGCGGTGCAAGGCATACTATCTCGCCCAGGGGTTTCTCCGCGACACGCGGGATGTCACCCTGGTCGGGGCCGGCATCGAAGGGAGGGCCTGGCGCAAGGTCCTGCTCGAACAGGGAATAGCGGTGAGACGGTGGGTGGATCTCGACCCTCGCAAGGTTGGCCGGTCCCTGCATGACGCGCCGGTTGTGGCGGAACATACCGTGCATGCCGGAGAAGGGCCGTATCTCGTAACCATCGGTACCAGGGGTGCGCGCACCAAAGTTCGCCAATGGGCCGCAGGACGGGGGCTTAGCGAAGGAACGGACTATGTTTGCGTTACGTGAACCGGTGCAATGTCTAGAGGTGCAAGCTAAAGCTTTTTAACAAAAATACCGATGCATATTTATATATGTCTTGCGGGTTCCACCTTCAAACCGGGCACCAGAGGCCTGAGTGGTGAGTAATGACAAAACGTGCGCCGACGGTGACGAGTTCCAGTGCAGGCGAGAAGCTTAAGGAAGAGCTGGCGCTTTCTCGGTGCAGGGAACAGCATGCTACAACCTATATCCGGGAAAAGGTTAACCAGCTCCTCGAACTCATGGGGACCCAGCCGCTTCGCCCTGAGGAGCTGGATGACGATAATCTCATCTCCATAGATCCCATCGGTATCGTCGCTAACTCCTTTGGTCAGGTTCTGGATCACCTGCGCCGGACCAACCGCGAACTACGCATCGCCCACGATGAAATCCAGGCCATCTTCGATTCGGCAGGCGCGGGCATCCTGGTTCTGGACAACGAATTGCGGGTCATGGCCTGTAACAACCGGTTCCGCGACTTTTTCTCCCTCGACGATACCTTTCTGCATGCCCGAGCCTGTAAATCTATCATCAAATGTCCCGACTGCCCCTCTGCCGAATGTACTGCCACCCGGATCATCACGACCGGTGAACCGATCCACGAAACCGACCGGAAATTCGGCAATCGGCATTTTTCGGTGGCCGGAGCACCTATCAATAATGAGAGCGGAGAGGTGAGCCAGGTGATCCTGGTTTTCACCGACATTACCGACCGCAAGCGTGCCGAGCTGGAGATCCAGCAGCTCGCCTATTACGATACCCTCACCGGCCTGCCCAACAGGGTGTTGCTCAAGGACCGGCTTCACCAGCTCCTTGCCCAGGCGGCACGGGACCATCGGATGGTGGCGGTCATGTTCCTCGACCTTGACCGCTTCAAGGGGATAAACGATACCCTGGGGCATGCGGTAGGGGATGCCCTGCTCTCGGAAGTTGCCCAGCGGATCGTGGGGTGTGTGCGCAAGACCGATACGGTCTCCCGTATCGGCGGCGATGAATTCGTGGTTCTCCTCTCGTCGGTAGTTCACGAGGAGGATGCGGTACTTGTGGCGAAAAAAATCCTGGAAGCAATGACCGCCCATTTCGTCATCCCTCCCCATGAAATCTACTGTTCGACCAGTATCGGGATCGCCTTTTACCCCATGGACGGTGAAAATTCGGAAACGCTCCTCAAGCATGCCGATACGGCCATGTACCAGTCCAAAGAGGAAGGGAGAAGCACCTATCGGTTCTTTTCCCGCGAGATGAACACCAAGTCGGTGGAACGGTTGCTCCTGGAAACCAGTCTGCGCAAGGCTTTGGAGCGGGGCGAATTTTACCTCTGCTACCATCCGTTACTGGATCTGCGCAGCGGCAATGTCATCAGCTGCGAGGCGTTGATTCGTTGGCGGCATCCCGATCTGGGGTTGATCGGGCCGGATCGCTTCATCCCGTTGGCCGAAGAGACCGGCCTGATCATCCCCATTGGCGAGTGGGTGCTGAGGGAGGCCTGCCGGCAATTCAGCCGTTGGCGTGAAGAAGGATTTATCTTACAGCGGATAGCCGTCAATATCAGCGCCTGCCAGTTCCGCCAGGAAAATCTTCTCGAAACGATCTCACGGGTGCTGAGGGAAACGGGAACCGATCCTTCATCGCTGGAGCTGGAACTGACCGAAACCACCATTATGCACAACCCGGAAAAGGCCAAGCTGGTGCTGAACGAGCTGCGCAGCTTGGGTGTTCACCTGAGTATCGATGATTTCGGGACCGGCTACTCGTCGCTGAGCTACCTCAAGCTCTTCCCCATCGATCGGCTCAAGATAGCCCATACCTTTGTCCGAGACATCACGACGGATTCAGATGATGCCGCCATTGCAGAGGCCATCATCGTCATGGCCCGTACCTTGAACATGCGGGTCGTTGCCGAAGGGGTGGAACGCCAGGATCAACTGGATTTTCTCAATTCCCATAACTGCGACGAGATGCAGGGGTACTACTTCTGCCGGCCGCTTCCAGCCGAGGAGTTTGGCCAGCTGCTCAAGGAACTGGCTGAAAAGGGAGGCGGAGAACTCTTTAAGATCCGTCCAGGTGAGGGCTGGGGTACGAATGAGGGGAGCTGAGACGGCAATTGCGTTTGCGCAGCTTCTGATCGGTGGTGGCATCGGTTTTGTCATGCATCGCGCGGATTTCTGTTTTGCCGGCACTTTCCGGGACCTGTTTCTCCTCCAGCGGCGGACCATGATCCGTGCTCTGCTGCTCCTCGTTGTCGCCCTGACTGGATTGCAGGCTTTCGGTTATCTATTGGGGCTCTTTGCCTATCCGTTTCCCCTCTTTGGCCCGCCATCGCTTGCCAATCTGCTCGGCGGTATCATGTTCGGCGTTGGGATGGTTCTGGCCGGCGGCTGTGTCGTTGGCACGCTCTACCGTCTCGGGGCTGGTAGTTTTCTTGCCATGGTGACCGTTGCCGGTCTGGTCGGCGGGAGTCTCATCTATGCCGAAGTGGACCGCTGGTGGGCAAAGGCTGTCGTTGCCCTGAAACTCGACGTCGGGGCGATTACGCTTGCCCAACTCCTACCGGTTGCGCCTTGGGTCGTGGCCGGGGGTGCCATACTGCTTCTGGCGCCACTGCTTGTCGCATGGGGTCGAAACGGGAGTATGAGCGTGGCGCACGGCCCCGAAGGATATATCCAACCCTGGCTGGCGGCACTGCTCCTGGCGGGGCTGATATTCCTCTCGACGCTGGCCGCGGGATTACCTCCTGGTGTTACCACGACCTACACCAAGATGGGGGGCTACCTCCTGCAGGCTGTCTCTTCCCCGCATCTGGCTGCGATCCCCTTTTTCCAGAGGGAACCACTCAATTTTACCCATGCTCTGTCAGGTCTGGCCATTGTCGGCGGGGCAGGCCCCCGTCTGGACGGCATTGCCCTTGTCCAGTTTCCCCTCATGGTAGGGATCGTTGCGGGAGGATCGGTTTCGGCATGGCGTCTCGGTGAGTTCCGCTTCTATCTGCGGGCACCGCAGCGACAGGTCGTATCCGCTCTTGTCGGCGGCACAGTCATGGGTTTTGCCAGCAGGATAGCACCGGGGTGCAACATATGGCATATTGCCGGTGGTCTCCCGATCCTGTCTCTGCAGAGTATTCTCTTTGTCGTGGGGCTTTTTTCGGGGGCATGGCTGGGAACCAGGCTTCTTCTCGGGCTGGTGTTGAGGCCGGACCGATCTTCTCAGGCGGGAAAGGAGTGAGCGATGGACGAAGAGAAGACTGACCTCCGCATGTTTGACATCCGCGGACAGATCTGTCCTTCAACGCTGCTGGTGGCGTTACGCGAGATCAACCGCCATAGGGCTGCGCTACGGGATGGCTCGATGGCGCTGCTCTTCATCACCGACAATCGGGATTCCACCGTCACCATACCCGAGGCAGCCGAGAACATGGGGTATCGGGCAGAGGTGCGCAAGGTGGGACATCACTACGAGGTCGAGATAGGCAATCATCCCTGAGGACGGGGGGAGAATGCAGCTGCGCGGCGACGCTTGACTATGACGGCTCGTGGGGCTGTGCTTTCAGGCGCCGTTCTTCGCGCAGCATATCCAGTGCAAGGAAGAAGACGCCGACGCAGATGGCTGAGTCGGCAATATTGAAGGCGGGCCAGTGATAGTTGCCCCAGTAGACGTCGAGGAAATCGATAACCTCGCCGAGGCGGATGCGGTCGATAAGGTTTCCCACGGCGCCGGCAAGGATCATGGAGAGGGAGAGCATGGCAAGTTTTTGATCTTTGCGCAGCTTGCTGTAGGCGATAATGATGACGAT
Coding sequences within:
- a CDS encoding glycosyltransferase, with translation MKAPTVSILMPVRNEARFLAAALGSLLRQTFADWELVVVDDGSTDATPEILAAFAAQDPRMRVLSPGQQGLVAVLNHGLAACRGALVARMDGDDISHPERLERQVSFLRVHREIGLLACTARHFPRQHLKVGMLAYEEWQNGLCTHDQIMRDLFVESPFVHPSVMVRRKLLEEVGGYMDRGWAEDYDLWLRLAAAGVRFASLPERLFFWRDRPERSTRTMAAYSVEAFRRCKAYYLAQGFLRDTRDVTLVGAGIEGRAWRKVLLEQGIAVRRWVDLDPRKVGRSLHDAPVVAEHTVHAGEGPYLVTIGTRGARTKVRQWAAGRGLSEGTDYVCVT
- a CDS encoding EAL domain-containing protein, translating into MTKRAPTVTSSSAGEKLKEELALSRCREQHATTYIREKVNQLLELMGTQPLRPEELDDDNLISIDPIGIVANSFGQVLDHLRRTNRELRIAHDEIQAIFDSAGAGILVLDNELRVMACNNRFRDFFSLDDTFLHARACKSIIKCPDCPSAECTATRIITTGEPIHETDRKFGNRHFSVAGAPINNESGEVSQVILVFTDITDRKRAELEIQQLAYYDTLTGLPNRVLLKDRLHQLLAQAARDHRMVAVMFLDLDRFKGINDTLGHAVGDALLSEVAQRIVGCVRKTDTVSRIGGDEFVVLLSSVVHEEDAVLVAKKILEAMTAHFVIPPHEIYCSTSIGIAFYPMDGENSETLLKHADTAMYQSKEEGRSTYRFFSREMNTKSVERLLLETSLRKALERGEFYLCYHPLLDLRSGNVISCEALIRWRHPDLGLIGPDRFIPLAEETGLIIPIGEWVLREACRQFSRWREEGFILQRIAVNISACQFRQENLLETISRVLRETGTDPSSLELELTETTIMHNPEKAKLVLNELRSLGVHLSIDDFGTGYSSLSYLKLFPIDRLKIAHTFVRDITTDSDDAAIAEAIIVMARTLNMRVVAEGVERQDQLDFLNSHNCDEMQGYYFCRPLPAEEFGQLLKELAEKGGGELFKIRPGEGWGTNEGS
- the ybgC gene encoding tol-pal system-associated acyl-CoA thioesterase yields the protein MEIRVYYEDTDAGGVVYHANYLGFLERSRTEFLRGRGVSVKELADQGAIFPVVRMEIDYRSPAVLDDLLRVTTELVTLGKTSFTVRQRVVRGCDGQLLVEALVTLVCASAAMRAKRLPSALVQALQAEQQGS
- a CDS encoding sulfurtransferase TusA family protein, whose product is MDEEKTDLRMFDIRGQICPSTLLVALREINRHRAALRDGSMALLFITDNRDSTVTIPEAAENMGYRAEVRKVGHHYEVEIGNHP
- a CDS encoding DNA-binding protein HU (histone-like DNA-binding protein), with product MTKAELVEAVAKSAGLTKAAAEKAVGAFIGSVSSALKKGDRVTLVGFGSFEVATRKARTGRNPQTGKEIKIAAAKVPKFRPGKALKDAVASKKK
- the lspA gene encoding signal peptidase II; amino-acid sequence: MSGKPNYLILLVCTTLILAIDQLSKVFIDRAMDLHQSIPVIPNCFSITYIRNKGAAFGFLANTSFRLPFFIFISIVAVIVIIIAYSKLRKDQKLAMLSLSMILAGAVGNLIDRIRLGEVIDFLDVYWGNYHWPAFNIADSAICVGVFFLALDMLREERRLKAQPHEPS
- a CDS encoding PBP1A family penicillin-binding protein, whose protein sequence is MYQGKQQSSRRVSRRQGWGAAKTAAVFVAAVVIIAFIGLSGWFFFMLAKLPKVDRLADYKPPIVSQVIGDDGSLVGEFYLERRTVVPVNKIPRKLIQAFVAAEDSNFFQHKGIDYFGIVRAAIKNLISMRKKEGASTITQQVAKSMLLTPEKKFSRKIKEAILATRMEKKLSKDEILYIYLNQIYLGAGAYGVQLAAETYFGKDVENLNLAEITMLAGLPKAPNAYSPIKHMDRARERQSYVLERMVKEGYITPAEAEHAKNTPIVIKPMKKVNSEQSAYFLEQIRIQLEEKYGEDRLYKEGIKIYTTMNAEMQKAAFEAVTRGLKEVDKRQGFRGALKYLAEGEVEGFCKQIEEGIDGPTLRAGATYQGVVTKIDTVRGDLTVRVGDRTGSLPRRNMGWAGKMHLADSYGKPEVKGKALALGAVIEVSVVTPDANRTGAVFALDQTPEAQAALVALDPRSGGVKALVGGYDFKKSQFNRAMQAKRNPGSAFKPIIYAAAIDKGMTPATIFEDSPVEYESGKDKAWKPKNYDNIYRGNVTMREALTNSINVVSVKILEQIGVNTAIEYAKKLGITSPLAANLTLALGSSSLTPLELTTAYAVFASGGYRPTPYFITKVVDGEGKVLEETPTPQIPVFGSATTAVNLIMPSGMTSTTPPVNPLAPVPVMSPETAYIMTNLMESVVNSGTGQRARAVGRPVAGKTGTTNDMKDAWFVGFVPQLVAGVWVGYDQEKSLGAGGSGGQAAAPIWTEFMQRSLSSMRVEDFKAPANITFALINPRSGKLAREGSEGAVMECFVTGTEPTTYDGD
- a CDS encoding YeeE/YedE family protein — its product is MRGAETAIAFAQLLIGGGIGFVMHRADFCFAGTFRDLFLLQRRTMIRALLLLVVALTGLQAFGYLLGLFAYPFPLFGPPSLANLLGGIMFGVGMVLAGGCVVGTLYRLGAGSFLAMVTVAGLVGGSLIYAEVDRWWAKAVVALKLDVGAITLAQLLPVAPWVVAGGAILLLAPLLVAWGRNGSMSVAHGPEGYIQPWLAALLLAGLIFLSTLAAGLPPGVTTTYTKMGGYLLQAVSSPHLAAIPFFQREPLNFTHALSGLAIVGGAGPRLDGIALVQFPLMVGIVAGGSVSAWRLGEFRFYLRAPQRQVVSALVGGTVMGFASRIAPGCNIWHIAGGLPILSLQSILFVVGLFSGAWLGTRLLLGLVLRPDRSSQAGKE